The following coding sequences are from one uncultured Cohaesibacter sp. window:
- a CDS encoding efflux transporter outer membrane subunit has protein sequence MSHQTQKAKRATPVALGILFLLAGCAIPPKDTPLAEMKPVSSYQTGKSLLANRAQWPSDHWWESYKDQQLNNLMKEGLAEANDIRLANARLKLAQAATSMSKSTLFPNLGVNASVDQERQSYHYLMDEAFVPQGWNDGGIATLNLNWEIDFWGKNRAALAAAKGEQKAAEAEAAAARLAVSSSIAQAYAGLATLYASRDAAASALRVRNDSLKLMQSRFNQQLENESALERAKSNQQSTIARLAAIDEQIALAKNQMAALLGKGPDRGLSIKRPRVSGGHYYGLPNQLPLDLLGRRPDIVAARLRAEAAVKHVDEAKAAFYPNVNITAMIGRQALGLDLLHKPDATLGSVGPAVSLPILDGGRLRAGLSRTKASQEMAVATYDQTLVRALKDVADAVVSKRQLSVRLNATSNAVKAAQNAYDIVKNRYEGGLATYLEVLAAEDAMIGARGEAAALRARSFALDVQLVRALGGGFREMEKTK, from the coding sequence ATGTCGCATCAAACTCAGAAAGCAAAGCGCGCCACGCCCGTTGCTCTTGGCATCCTGTTCCTTTTAGCAGGTTGCGCAATACCACCAAAAGACACCCCGCTCGCCGAAATGAAGCCTGTCAGCAGCTATCAGACCGGCAAGTCCTTATTGGCTAACAGAGCACAATGGCCTTCTGATCATTGGTGGGAGTCATACAAGGATCAGCAGCTGAACAATCTCATGAAGGAAGGGCTGGCTGAAGCGAACGATATTCGCCTTGCCAATGCTCGTCTGAAATTGGCTCAGGCAGCAACAAGCATGTCCAAATCGACTCTCTTTCCGAATCTGGGAGTCAATGCATCCGTTGATCAGGAACGTCAGAGTTATCACTATCTGATGGATGAGGCATTCGTGCCCCAAGGCTGGAATGACGGCGGGATAGCAACCCTCAACCTCAACTGGGAAATTGATTTCTGGGGTAAAAACCGCGCGGCTTTGGCTGCTGCCAAAGGAGAGCAAAAGGCCGCAGAGGCTGAAGCAGCAGCAGCACGCCTCGCGGTCTCTTCCAGCATTGCCCAAGCCTATGCGGGCTTGGCAACACTATATGCCAGCCGAGATGCTGCAGCCAGCGCTTTGCGTGTTCGCAATGATAGCCTGAAGCTCATGCAATCACGCTTTAACCAGCAACTTGAAAATGAAAGCGCGCTGGAGCGGGCCAAGTCCAACCAGCAGAGCACCATTGCACGCCTTGCTGCCATCGATGAACAAATCGCACTGGCCAAGAATCAGATGGCCGCCCTGTTGGGCAAAGGGCCAGACCGGGGTCTCTCCATCAAACGCCCGCGCGTCAGTGGTGGTCACTATTACGGTCTGCCAAACCAATTGCCGCTTGATCTGCTTGGACGCCGACCAGACATCGTTGCCGCCCGCTTGAGAGCAGAAGCTGCTGTCAAGCACGTCGATGAGGCAAAAGCCGCATTCTATCCGAATGTGAACATCACGGCCATGATCGGACGCCAGGCTCTCGGGTTGGACCTTCTGCACAAACCAGACGCAACGCTTGGCTCTGTCGGGCCGGCTGTATCCTTGCCCATTCTGGACGGCGGACGTCTTCGCGCAGGCCTGAGCCGAACCAAAGCCAGCCAGGAAATGGCTGTCGCGACCTACGACCAGACGCTGGTCAGAGCGCTTAAGGATGTGGCTGACGCGGTTGTCAGCAAACGCCAGCTCTCTGTGCGTTTGAACGCAACAAGTAACGCCGTGAAAGCGGCCCAAAATGCATATGACATTGTCAAGAACCGCTATGAAGGCGGCCTTGCAACCTATCTTGAAGTCCTAGCCGCAGAGGACGCCATGATCGGCGCCCGAGGCGAGGCGGCAGCTCTGAGAGCGCGTAGTTTTGCTCTCGATGTACAGCTGGTCCGTGCTCTTGGTGGAGGCTTTCGCGAAATGGAGAAAACCAAGTGA
- a CDS encoding TetR/AcrR family transcriptional regulator — protein MRVKTDEKRLEILQVAAKVFGQNGYHGASMSAISAELGGSKATLYGYYSSKEELFAAVLMQSLDDRGTAVFEFFVDHENKDIDGLLRQFGRVYLKFITEPDTLALYRSAVSEEFSGKLSQELYKNGQVRGWGEVEDFMAAKMAQGLLSGPSAKIISLHLKGLLECGIAEPIMYRCPPHMPFDEAVDSAVDTFMKAYGQASFDA, from the coding sequence ATGCGTGTTAAAACAGATGAAAAACGACTTGAGATTCTGCAGGTAGCCGCCAAAGTCTTTGGTCAAAACGGCTATCACGGGGCCAGTATGTCGGCCATTTCAGCGGAGTTGGGGGGATCAAAAGCCACTCTTTATGGTTACTACAGTTCTAAGGAAGAGCTGTTTGCTGCGGTCCTGATGCAATCTCTTGATGATCGCGGGACTGCGGTCTTTGAATTCTTTGTCGATCATGAAAACAAGGATATTGATGGGCTGTTGCGTCAGTTCGGTCGTGTTTATCTGAAATTCATTACAGAGCCGGATACGCTTGCCTTATATCGCAGCGCTGTTTCGGAGGAATTTTCCGGCAAGCTCTCTCAGGAACTCTACAAGAATGGCCAGGTGAGAGGCTGGGGGGAAGTTGAAGACTTCATGGCGGCCAAGATGGCGCAGGGGCTTTTGTCCGGGCCATCAGCAAAAATTATCAGTTTGCATCTAAAGGGATTGCTTGAATGTGGTATCGCAGAGCCGATCATGTATCGCTGTCCTCCGCATATGCCTTTTGATGAAGCTGTAGATTCTGCGGTGGACACTTTCATGAAGGCTTACGGTCAGGCTTCTTTCGATGCATGA
- a CDS encoding NAD(P)H-dependent oxidoreductase — protein MKEQYDIAVIVGSLRKDSINRKVANAIVALAPENLSFRFVEVGNLPFYNPDLDDASAPEAWKSFRTSMASADGVLFVTPEYNRSVPAPLKNALDVGSRPYGESVWDGKPAGVVTGSLGGIGGFGANHHLRQSLTFLNMPAMQQPEAYIGAFGDLFDDNDKITNEGTEGFLKKFAAAFADWVALHAKA, from the coding sequence ATGAAAGAACAATATGATATCGCGGTGATTGTCGGCAGCTTGAGAAAAGACTCCATCAACCGCAAGGTTGCCAATGCCATTGTCGCTCTGGCACCTGAAAACCTGTCATTCCGTTTTGTTGAAGTGGGCAATTTACCCTTTTACAATCCCGATCTTGATGATGCCTCTGCACCAGAGGCATGGAAATCCTTCCGGACTTCCATGGCATCTGCTGATGGCGTTCTGTTTGTAACGCCAGAATATAACCGCTCGGTGCCAGCTCCGTTGAAAAACGCTCTTGATGTTGGCTCGCGTCCTTACGGTGAAAGTGTTTGGGATGGCAAGCCGGCGGGCGTTGTTACGGGCTCTCTGGGCGGGATCGGCGGGTTCGGTGCGAACCACCATCTGCGTCAGTCATTGACGTTCCTCAATATGCCAGCAATGCAACAGCCTGAAGCTTATATTGGGGCGTTTGGGGATCTGTTTGATGACAATGACAAGATTACCAATGAGGGAACGGAAGGGTTCCTGAAGAAGTTTGCAGCAGCCTTCGCTGACTGGGTTGCCCTGCATGCCAAGGCTTAA